The following are encoded in a window of Candidatus Tiamatella incendiivivens genomic DNA:
- a CDS encoding histidinol-phosphate aminotransferase family protein translates to MIRLDFNENPHPPPRIVVEEARRGLSEVTRYCEVKYLEELKLLIGEYTNIPRDRIIVSPGSDIILREIIHTFSVNRKVIMLNPSFFPALECARRHSRKILKFQVTPPDFKLNAEILMKEIKEPSLVIIDNPNNPTGMEFLNHDLVIKLLDNKNTMLVIDEAYYEFSRKTFSGLISNYSNLAITRTLDKGFSLAGLRIGFLLAGDMFKEGLSDFATILPRPSVYAAIAALKNREYVRENVERIISERERLISELKELGVEAYPSATNFILIRSDILGLSEKLRIKGIAIKDLSSEWIPGYYRVSIGLPEENDFLVKSLKELLNYES, encoded by the coding sequence TTGATCAGGCTTGACTTTAACGAGAATCCGCATCCTCCTCCTAGGATAGTAGTTGAGGAGGCTAGGAGAGGGTTAAGTGAAGTCACGAGGTACTGTGAAGTTAAGTATTTAGAGGAATTGAAGCTTCTTATCGGCGAATACACGAATATACCTAGGGATAGAATAATAGTTTCCCCAGGTTCAGATATTATTCTAAGGGAGATCATACACACGTTCTCCGTCAACAGGAAAGTGATAATGCTCAACCCCTCATTTTTCCCAGCTTTAGAGTGCGCTAGAAGGCATTCAAGGAAAATATTGAAGTTCCAAGTTACTCCACCAGATTTCAAGTTAAACGCGGAGATATTGATGAAGGAGATTAAGGAACCGTCACTCGTAATAATAGATAATCCAAATAACCCTACAGGAATGGAATTCCTAAATCATGACTTAGTTATCAAGTTACTAGATAACAAGAACACCATGCTAGTAATAGATGAAGCATACTATGAGTTCTCCAGGAAAACATTCTCAGGCCTTATTAGCAACTATTCTAACCTTGCAATAACTAGAACACTTGACAAGGGGTTCTCCCTAGCTGGATTAAGGATCGGTTTTCTACTTGCAGGAGATATGTTTAAAGAGGGACTCTCAGACTTTGCAACAATTCTTCCAAGACCCTCAGTCTATGCAGCAATAGCAGCTTTAAAGAACAGGGAATATGTAAGAGAAAACGTTGAAAGAATAATTAGTGAAAGAGAAAGGCTGATTAGTGAATTGAAGGAACTTGGAGTGGAAGCTTACCCGTCAGCAACAAATTTCATATTAATAAGAAGTGATATACTTGGGCTTTCGGAGAAGCTGAGGATAAAGGGAATAGCGATAAAGGATTTATCGAGTGAGTGGATACCAGGTTACTATAGGGTTTCAATAGGTCTTCCGGAAGAAAACGATTTTCTGGTAAAAAGCTTAAAAGAACTATTAAATTATGAATCCTAG
- a CDS encoding ATP-NAD kinase family protein encodes MRVGLIVNPIAGMGGSVGLKGTDGEAYRRALELGAKPVSPGRIRYLLSLIKRRDIFFLVAPKRMGENYVRDTDFRYEVVGSVGEETSAEDTKRIAREIVANGIDLLVFVGGDGTARDIADAVDLKVPVLAIPSGVKMFSSVFVLSPNAAANIIDSFNKETPLIEREVMDIDEEAFRKNRLAARLYSYLKVPGIELLLQAGKEASNISKSEEAQKKEIAEYIVENIEEGYVYFLGPGTTLKAIADRIGVSKTLLGIDAVYNGRLVGKDLNEKGLLKLIHTYGKAKIIVTPIGGNGFIFGRASKQFTPEVLRRVGKENIIVVGTKGKVLKLKCLRVDTGDEGVDRMLAGPIKVVTGYREEVVMEVRV; translated from the coding sequence ATGAGGGTAGGGCTTATTGTAAACCCAATAGCTGGGATGGGAGGGTCTGTCGGTCTTAAAGGTACTGATGGGGAAGCATATAGAAGAGCGTTAGAGCTTGGAGCAAAACCCGTTTCCCCGGGGAGGATTAGGTATCTGCTTTCACTTATAAAGAGAAGGGATATTTTCTTCCTCGTAGCTCCTAAGCGTATGGGTGAAAATTACGTTAGGGATACCGATTTTAGGTATGAGGTTGTGGGAAGCGTCGGGGAGGAGACGAGTGCTGAGGATACGAAAAGGATTGCTCGGGAAATCGTAGCTAATGGAATTGATCTCCTAGTTTTCGTTGGAGGGGATGGTACTGCGAGGGATATAGCTGACGCTGTAGATTTAAAGGTTCCAGTATTGGCGATTCCTTCAGGTGTTAAGATGTTTAGCTCGGTATTTGTGCTATCTCCCAATGCAGCTGCTAACATTATAGATTCCTTTAACAAGGAAACTCCGCTAATTGAAAGGGAAGTTATGGATATAGATGAAGAAGCATTCAGGAAGAATAGGTTGGCTGCAAGGCTATATTCCTACCTGAAGGTACCTGGGATTGAACTGCTTCTTCAGGCTGGTAAGGAAGCGTCAAACATAAGTAAATCTGAAGAAGCTCAAAAGAAGGAAATAGCCGAGTATATAGTTGAGAATATTGAGGAAGGGTATGTGTACTTTTTGGGTCCGGGAACCACGCTTAAAGCAATAGCTGATAGGATTGGTGTCAGTAAAACTCTTCTAGGGATAGATGCAGTATACAATGGAAGGCTAGTTGGTAAGGATTTGAATGAGAAAGGTCTTTTAAAATTGATACATACTTATGGGAAGGCAAAGATTATCGTAACCCCCATTGGTGGGAATGGATTCATATTTGGAAGAGCGAGTAAGCAGTTTACTCCTGAAGTTTTGAGAAGAGTTGGAAAAGAGAATATAATAGTTGTGGGAACTAAAGGGAAGGTTCTGAAGCTGAAGTGCTTAAGGGTTGATACAGGAGACGAAGGTGTGGATAGAATGTTAGCTGGGCCAATAAAAGTAGTGACGGGATACAGAGAAGAGGTAGTTATGGAGGTAAGAGTTTGA
- a CDS encoding metallophosphatase family protein, producing MKVLVISDIHGNSIALKEVIKRNEFDELWVLGDLVDYGPDPGGVIDLIKELKPKFIVRGNHDHAAAFNVDCGCGPATHELSTVTREKITLQSLSKNELKWLSEIPLTLETELDGSNYYIVHGSPSNPLYGYLYYYTGKTLLEDSLQGLGFRDNGENTLVHGHTHYQGSMHYKNMLLINPGSVGQPRDGDSRAAYLVIEKGSQGDRFILGRIKYDIENVVKQVKTFDLPEWAVKQLTYILRNGKVA from the coding sequence TTGAAGGTTCTAGTTATCTCAGATATACATGGAAACAGTATCGCATTGAAAGAGGTTATAAAACGAAACGAATTTGATGAGCTATGGGTTCTAGGGGATCTCGTAGACTATGGGCCAGATCCTGGCGGAGTAATAGACCTTATAAAAGAATTGAAGCCGAAATTCATAGTCAGAGGAAACCATGACCACGCTGCTGCATTTAACGTTGACTGTGGATGCGGTCCAGCTACCCATGAATTGAGTACCGTCACCAGGGAAAAGATAACACTACAGTCATTATCAAAGAACGAACTCAAGTGGTTGAGTGAGATACCTTTAACGTTAGAGACGGAATTAGACGGGTCAAATTATTATATCGTACATGGGTCACCGAGTAATCCATTGTACGGGTACTTATACTATTATACAGGTAAAACATTGCTTGAGGATTCTCTACAAGGACTCGGTTTCCGAGATAATGGGGAAAACACCCTTGTGCACGGCCATACCCACTATCAGGGATCCATGCATTACAAAAACATGTTACTCATTAATCCTGGGAGCGTTGGCCAACCTAGGGATGGCGATAGTAGAGCCGCATACCTAGTTATTGAGAAGGGTAGCCAGGGGGATAGATTTATTTTAGGTAGAATTAAATATGACATTGAAAATGTGGTTAAGCAAGTTAAAACCTTCGATCTTCCTGAATGGGCTGTAAAACAGTTAACGTATATCCTGAGAAATGGAAAAGTAGCCTAG